The DNA region AGATTAGATGTCACCATCAACGGAGAAACCATCAGTACCCGACCCTTTGAGCCGGATTTCGAGAACGACTTGTATCTCAGATCTTACTTGAGTCTGTATCAAGGGTTGGGAAAATTCGGTGCCGATTGGGCCCCAGGAATTAGTTTCGACGAGTATAAAGACGGCTACACCTTGTGGTGTATAGATTTCACCAAAGATCAGGAGGCACAGCTAGACAAGTTTCATCTGATTGAAACAGGAAATTTGAGAATCGAAATTCAATTTGCAGAAAACACGACAGAAACTCTGAATTGTTTAGTCTACGCTGAATTTGATAACGTGCTAGAAATCAACAAACAAAGAGAAGTCAGcactgacttttaaaaaaaaatggataccTATCAATTGAAAAAAGTCTTAAAGGCAGATTTAGGATCTTCTTTTGCAGGTGTCTATGCCCTAGATATAATTcctaaacatttaaattttaaagaaaaagccaTGGTCATAAACACAGATCCTCAAGATCAACCGGGAGCTCATTGGGTGTGTTTATATTTAGACGGAGATACGATAGAATATTTCGATTCTTATGGATTTCCCCCCTTGTATAAGGAAATTGAAGAATTTATTGAAAGAAACAGTCATCACATGATATATAATGGAAGACGTTATCAagattttacaagtaaagtgtGCGGGGAATATTGTGTCTATTTTTTACATCATCGTCATAGAAGAGGCCGTaaagtattaaaacaattatttcctaAACACTGGACACCAAAACAAACAGATCGCTACGTGAGACAATGGTTCAATGAAAACTATAAAAAGCCTAAAACGCACAAAGGTCAATGCTGTAAGAGTTACGATCAGACTTGGCAAGAGAGGGCACCTAGTTCAGCTCGTGAATGAAACACCTGGCTGTGACACGTCACGTAGGCCAGTACCGAGAAACAAACTACTTTCGTTATTGAGAGGATATAAAAAGACAGCTCAAATCATTATTCGTCACAATTTTCATGGGGAAGTGCCACAGTAAAGTAAAACGCAACAATAAAATGGAAGGAGAGATAAGAGCTATAATCGCGGTACCCTTAGCGGACGGCGGTGTTGGATACATGATGCCAAAAGTCGAATGTCCTCCCTCAATATTTGAACCgatggaagtagagaagatgGAACCAGAGaaactttatttgataaaaaaggaggaagaaaaagagaaagaagGAGAGAAGGAAGAAGAGAAGGAggaagaaagagagaaagaagaagaaaagaaagaaggagaagaaagagagaaagaagaagaaacagagaaagaagaagaaacagATGAGGAGGAAATAGAAGAAGAAGGAAAAGAGGCGGAGACAGAAATTTTCCTGGTGAGCAGTAAAATGGAGGAGGGAACTGATCAAACCCCCTTAGAAGTGGTCGCATCCGATTTccaagaaatattaaatgatctCACTGGTACTGAAGAGGACGGTGACTGGAACGAGATGCAATGGATGGGAGAAGAAATCGACACGGACAAATTGGTAGAGAACATGAGTCAACAGGAGCTGGAGGAAATCGAGGGAGCCAAAGCAGACAAAGTAAGCGGGGTTTACAAAATTTGTACGGATTACGGGAAAGCCAAAGAAGAATTGACGGGATTATGGCTGAATTGCGAAACATACAGCAAAATGGTCAACCGTTTGGCAggagagaaaagaaaaagagaagaggaaaaagaagaagaagaaagaagTAGGAAAAAACTACGAATTGCTAAAAAACAATTACTCTACCAGTCTTacctgaaaatgaaaatgcttGGGAACAACAAGGAACTCCTGAAACTGCTCCAAGTCTGCAGAGTCAtggaaagaattaaaaatatgtgaatccgtgtgagaaaaaaaatcaatctgtGTATATATGTGAAGTTTTTTTTGGATTCTTTAATCATTAAtggtaaatatgtttttttctcattactaaatgtctttcaaaaaatcatgtaaatatGTTGTATGTTTGTTTGCTGAGTTtccaattaaaagttttttttgcatttgaaatccattgtttattattttatcatatataaagAGGACTCTGGTCCTAAGAAAAAAACAAGaggtgatatttttttatatattttattcgaACAAACAAGTTTAATAACCAAAAGGAAGAGTCTTAAAATCATCAATGATCTGCCGTTTATCATATACAATTTGATATTTcttagtaaaatgtttggtcaATAATTCATGTCTCTTGGTTCTCTGGATTTTATGAGGATAAGTGACCGTCACTTCatccaattctttaaaaatcattttctctaAAGCCTTCATGGTTACGATTTGAGAAGCTCGATGATTCAAAGTAAGGCCTTTGACTTTTTGCACGCTTTTTCCAGTATCTGTTTCAAACGCATAATTCTTAGGGCCACCAGACATGAATTTGGTAATATGACCTCCCTCCAATTCGTCGGTCCATCCTCCTAAACTATTGACTATAGTAGGATTATACAGCCCTTCTACGTGTTGATAAATAATACTGTCGGTATCGAAATAAAGAACCCGATCTCCTAATTTTTCTAAGGTGTCGTATAAATGTAAACGAGCATGAGCAGTAGTAAAAGCAGCTAACACCACGTTTCCAAAGGGGCAGTCTTCGATGAAATCTTGTTTTTCcagataattaattaaaatcaaatctcGTTCGGGTTGTTCTAAGTTGTTTAATAACTCAACTCCTTTGATTTCAAGAGTGCGGTCCTGTAACATTCTCGTCAATTGTTCTTCTTCTttcaaatattcaattttagGTAATTGAAGGCGCTGAGCAAATTTTCCCCACAAGCAATTCAAAAATAACTTGGCAATAGTTCGTTTCACGGGATTTTTCTCGATTTCTATAGGGTTCAACATCAATTTCTCTCGATCAAATATGTCGCGGATGTAAGCTACTCGTTGTTCCTCGGTCTCGCAATCGGGGGGATATCCAGAGGCTTcctgtttgattttcaaaaacgtGTCAATGTAACTGCGAAAGAGATCCTGACTTTTTTCTGGAAAATGCCATACTtcgtaaattttctttaactggTATCCGCATTCTAAGGCTTTTTGAAGTTCGCTAGTCACCCAAGTTCCGGTGATACAGCGTTCAGAATCTGTATGCTGACAGCGATACTGAGGATCTTGACAAAGTTTTTGGGCACAAGTACGACATAAGGGAAACAATAATTTTCCTCCGGTACGATAGGGTAAAACGGGATGATAGAGAGCCCGAGGGGGTAAAACCTGACATTGAATCAACCCGAAATAATTAGAAATCTCCTCAAAATTCTCCGTGATGATTTCTGGATGACCCATGGGAAAAGGTctatgtttcaaaacaaaaggaTATAAAGAACAAACGTCTACATATCTCATGTCTCCCTCGGTACAAAATAAACGCGTGGCATTGGTGCGCCCCCCATACAAAGCTTCCCTAGGATTCAAAGgatcttgaaaatttaaattgccCACAAACTCttgcaattcaaaattatttttcatttccaaaTCAAAATCGTGTTCCCAAATAGAAACTACTTTATAACCCTGTTCTCTCAAATGATGTTCTCTAATTAAAGTCTGTTCGTACAACGTCCCGTAAGTACAATCGACTCGATGAGGATGATTTTCATTCTGTAAATCAGAATGACATTGAGGGCAACCGTGCCAGTAACATCCATGAAATTCGTACACGGTATTCGATTCTGGATCGTACCCGTCTACGGTATAGGGCCCTAAATTTATTTCTCCCCCATTTTTAGCATGATAAATCCTCCGCCCGTCTCGACTCATCCAAGCTAACCATCGACAAGCTTTCATTGAAAATTGTCGGGCTGGGTCGTATCCCAAATTCGGTATGATGGCAATACTGTCTTCCGGCATGAATCCTCTTCGATAGGCTAAATTAGCAGTACTGGCAAAAGTAATGGCTTCTTGAAAAGGATTGACTTGTACCAAACTCTGTATGGTCTTTCTAAATTGAGCGCAACATCGTTGTAAAATGTCTACGTCAGAGATACAGTAATCTACGaattctttttgaaaatcaaacaatttgcCTTCTTGTTGCCGATACCAATCATAAAACGCTTTTCGTCCAGAACAAGTCATGTCGTCAGGATTGTAATAAGAAGCGGGGGGATAGGGACCCACATAATTCTGATTTTGCTCCGTATtaaaaaaatggggaaaatatcCTTTCTTCATTTCCTCAAATCCAAAAGCCGAAGGCATTTTTGATAAAGCAAAAGGCAAATAATTATAAGAATCTATAAATTTCAAACCAAGAACTTCCATCGATAAAATCTTAGTTCCATTCATGATCACCGAGGGAGTTATGCATGCAGTATGCaccaaataattcaaaataaattgccCATCGTATCCCTTGAAATTGTGAGCTATGACAATGGCCCCTTCGTGCAAAAGCTGAGATTGACTTTTTTGTGTAGCGTGAGGCTGGGCCTGAAAAAGCCATTCCATGAATTGTTTCAAAGTTTCAGAACCACGAAACAAATGGCGTCGAGGGCCTAAATGTTCACAGTGAGAACAGGGCTGATCTACCTTTAAATGATCACAATACTGACACACACGATGAGCTACACATAAATTAGGGACGTGAGTTCCATTTTCTTGAGtacattcaaaatcaaaataaatgtacatttgaagttttttcccTCTCTCTTTCAGAGTAGGTTTGACTTGAACAAAACATTGGTGATCTTTCTCGACCATTTCTCTACAAATCTTACACCATTTTCCGTCCCCACATTTGTGATAAGGGAG from Crassostrea angulata isolate pt1a10 chromosome 7, ASM2561291v2, whole genome shotgun sequence includes:
- the LOC128193144 gene encoding cilia- and flagella-associated protein 251-like codes for the protein MGKCHSKVKRNNKMEGEIRAIIAVPLADGGVGYMMPKVECPPSIFEPMEVEKMEPEKLYLIKKEEEKEKEGEKEEEKEEEREKEEEKKEGEEREKEEETEKEEETDEEEIEEEGKEAETEIFLVSSKMEEGTDQTPLEVVASDFQEILNDLTGTEEDGDWNEMQWMGEEIDTDKLVENMSQQELEEIEGAKADKVSGVYKICTDYGKAKEELTGLWLNCETYSKMVNRLAGEKRKREEEKEEEERSRKKLRIAKKQLLYQSYLKMKMLGNNKELLKLLQVCRVMERIKNM